One window of Mesorhizobium loti R88b genomic DNA carries:
- a CDS encoding SMI1/KNR4 family protein, with protein sequence MVEAVAEVPGRIAVGSRLTEGQFDPPAEAAIVDGLSASLGVTLPKDYTDFLREHNGGEGFIGDNYIIFFKAEELADFNREYEVEKYAPGILLFASNGGGEAYGFDTHDVEMPIVRIPFVFMERQSAETIARDLADLFATLEDLK encoded by the coding sequence ATGGTGGAAGCAGTTGCTGAAGTACCTGGGAGGATAGCAGTGGGATCTCGTTTGACCGAGGGCCAGTTCGATCCACCGGCTGAAGCTGCAATTGTCGATGGCCTGTCCGCAAGCCTGGGAGTGACGCTGCCCAAGGATTACACCGATTTCCTTAGGGAGCATAATGGAGGTGAAGGCTTCATCGGCGACAACTATATCATTTTTTTCAAAGCCGAAGAGTTGGCAGATTTCAATCGAGAATATGAGGTTGAGAAATACGCACCAGGCATCCTGTTGTTTGCGTCAAATGGAGGAGGGGAGGCCTATGGCTTCGACACCCACGATGTGGAAATGCCAATCGTGCGCATCCCTTTTGTATTTATGGAACGGCAATCCGCCGAGACGATAGCGCGAGACCTAGCCGACCTATTTGCTACGCTGGAGGACTTGAAATGA
- a CDS encoding T6SS immunity protein Tdi1 domain-containing protein, with translation MNELLADFGGASFNHGLYRIVSAQDVGAWNARVGLAFSEFAGRITCFGYDWLGRTFAVDKGRIEEGEPGILMFEPGTGEALEIPANIKTFHDVELKENPDAALASSVYAEWRETGGGEPAYDQCVGYKIPLFLNGKDEFENLELSDLEVYWHIMGQLVAKAKGLPPRNSC, from the coding sequence TTGAACGAGTTGCTGGCAGATTTTGGCGGAGCCTCGTTCAATCATGGCTTGTATAGAATTGTCTCTGCGCAAGATGTAGGAGCCTGGAACGCGAGGGTCGGCCTGGCTTTCTCGGAGTTTGCTGGGCGAATTACGTGCTTCGGTTATGATTGGCTGGGAAGAACCTTCGCGGTCGACAAAGGAAGGATCGAAGAAGGTGAACCGGGGATTTTGATGTTTGAACCCGGTACCGGCGAGGCGCTCGAGATACCTGCTAATATCAAGACTTTCCATGATGTCGAACTTAAAGAAAACCCAGATGCGGCATTGGCTTCTAGTGTTTATGCGGAATGGCGAGAGACAGGTGGCGGCGAGCCTGCCTATGATCAATGCGTCGGCTACAAAATACCGCTTTTCCTGAACGGGAAAGATGAATTCGAGAACTTGGAATTGTCGGACCTGGAGGTCTATTGGCACATCATGGGCCAGCTTGTAGCCAAGGCAAAAGGCTTGCCCCCCCGGAACTCCTGTTAA
- a CDS encoding GNAT family N-acetyltransferase, translating to MQISRYIDQGEVLVARDGGRIVGHVQIIETDEGDVYELKSLAVRPARQSEGLGRALVAAAITRCRERNGRRLIVSTATADIGNLRFYQRQGFRMCRIVQDAFGPSTGYPEGLAVNGIPLRDQVVFERDLGAD from the coding sequence ATGCAGATCTCCAGATATATCGACCAGGGCGAGGTGCTCGTCGCGCGCGATGGCGGGAGGATCGTCGGCCATGTGCAGATCATCGAGACAGACGAGGGCGATGTCTACGAGCTCAAGAGCCTTGCGGTCCGTCCGGCAAGGCAGAGCGAGGGGTTGGGGCGTGCCCTTGTCGCGGCGGCAATCACCCGCTGCCGCGAGCGCAACGGCCGGCGCCTGATAGTTTCCACGGCAACCGCCGATATCGGCAATCTGCGGTTTTACCAGCGGCAGGGCTTTCGGATGTGCCGCATCGTGCAGGATGCTTTCGGGCCATCGACCGGTTACCCCGAAGGCTTGGCTGTGAACGGCATTCCGCTGCGCGACCAGGTGGTCTTCGAACGCGACCTCGGCGCGGACTGA
- a CDS encoding glycosyltransferase family 39 protein, protein MPAGLPASGVDSPSAWAVLLRHPLYLLALLCLAQIFCWTLVPALVDPAPPGDVVEGFMWGREWVLLTYKHPQLPGWLLEISHLLTGSFRWPQYLLAQLTISSTFILVYLLARDMLGQNRALAAVLLMPSVYFFGWPTPQFNHDYAQMPFWAAICWLLWRAGRGSGPGWWLALGLVSGVGLYAKFSTGLLLVFGALWLLSDARARSRLATPWPWLGLVVFLAVAAPLAIALYRLDFLPLTYFADRDAWVTEHRARLYYIGVQLAGLSGFLLVLAISGLLRRSPAPERPVERGTLVYLLWMGIGPAVLVMAASLITGTGEAWGAPMYNLVGVVVLAVVGHRLGASEMRKLAICAFICIVTMSGAYAAIRWTDCNLRGRMDAVCWPAQPISDEAEAVWHAAAPGRLDIVGGDTNLAMLAGLDAYDKPSIFTDLNMRFAPWITRQRLLDHGMLMVWSGRGVPPRLRAWLGNVPVKTVLFNWSREAPPVPISFAAIPPGVRNLPAAIDSGTRDPGS, encoded by the coding sequence ATGCCGGCAGGACTGCCTGCTTCCGGTGTTGACTCGCCATCGGCCTGGGCTGTCCTGCTTCGTCATCCCTTGTATTTGCTGGCGCTTTTGTGCCTTGCACAGATTTTTTGCTGGACGCTGGTGCCGGCGCTGGTCGATCCGGCACCGCCCGGCGATGTCGTGGAAGGCTTCATGTGGGGCCGCGAATGGGTGCTTTTGACCTACAAGCATCCGCAGCTCCCCGGCTGGCTGCTCGAGATCAGCCATCTCCTGACGGGGTCGTTTCGCTGGCCGCAATATCTGCTCGCCCAGTTGACGATCTCCTCAACTTTCATCCTGGTCTATCTGCTGGCCCGCGACATGCTCGGGCAAAATCGCGCGCTGGCCGCCGTGCTGTTGATGCCGTCGGTCTATTTTTTTGGCTGGCCCACCCCGCAATTCAATCATGATTATGCGCAGATGCCGTTCTGGGCGGCCATCTGCTGGCTGTTGTGGCGCGCCGGCCGTGGGAGCGGGCCTGGTTGGTGGCTGGCGCTCGGGCTGGTGTCGGGCGTCGGGCTCTATGCCAAGTTCTCCACCGGCTTGCTGCTTGTGTTCGGCGCTCTCTGGCTGCTGTCCGACGCGCGAGCGCGCAGCCGGCTCGCGACGCCGTGGCCATGGCTAGGCCTTGTCGTTTTTCTCGCCGTCGCCGCGCCGCTGGCCATCGCGCTCTACCGCCTCGACTTCCTGCCGCTGACTTATTTCGCCGACCGCGATGCATGGGTCACCGAGCACCGTGCGCGCCTTTATTATATCGGTGTCCAACTGGCCGGGCTCTCCGGCTTTCTCCTGGTGTTGGCAATATCAGGGCTGCTGCGACGTTCGCCGGCCCCTGAAAGGCCTGTCGAGCGCGGCACGCTCGTCTACCTCCTGTGGATGGGAATTGGGCCGGCGGTGCTCGTCATGGCGGCCTCGTTGATCACCGGCACCGGCGAGGCCTGGGGCGCGCCGATGTACAATCTTGTCGGTGTCGTGGTGCTGGCCGTGGTTGGCCACCGGCTCGGTGCCTCCGAAATGCGCAAGCTGGCAATCTGCGCCTTCATCTGCATCGTCACCATGTCAGGCGCCTATGCGGCCATCCGCTGGACGGACTGCAATCTGCGAGGGCGCATGGACGCCGTCTGCTGGCCGGCGCAGCCGATCTCGGACGAGGCCGAAGCGGTCTGGCACGCGGCGGCGCCCGGCCGGCTCGACATCGTCGGCGGCGATACCAATCTCGCCATGCTGGCCGGCCTCGATGCCTATGACAAGCCGTCGATCTTCACCGACCTCAACATGCGGTTCGCACCCTGGATAACGAGGCAGCGGCTGCTTGATCACGGCATGCTTATGGTCTGGTCGGGGCGCGGCGTGCCGCCGCGGCTGCGGGCATGGCTGGGCAACGTTCCGGTCAAGACCGTTCTTTTCAACTGGTCGCGCGAAGCGCCGCCTGTGCCAATCAGTTTTGCCGCCATTCCACCTGGTGTGCGCAACCTGCCGGCTGCGATAGACAGCGGGACCCGGGATCCGGGCAGCTGA
- the msrA gene encoding peptide-methionine (S)-S-oxide reductase MsrA produces the protein MATSTERAVLAGGCFWGMQDLIRRYPGVISTRVGYSGGDVPNATYRNHGSHAEAIEINFDPAVISFRTLLERFFQIHDPTTRNRQGNDVGMSYRSAIYYTSDEQKRVAEDTIADVDASGLWPGKVVTEVAAAGPFWEAEPEHQDYLEKYPNGYTCHFVRPGWKLPVREKAVS, from the coding sequence ATGGCGACTTCGACCGAACGCGCAGTGCTTGCCGGTGGCTGTTTCTGGGGCATGCAGGATCTGATACGGCGCTATCCCGGCGTCATCTCCACCCGCGTCGGCTATAGCGGGGGTGATGTGCCCAACGCCACCTACCGCAACCACGGCAGTCATGCCGAAGCCATCGAGATCAATTTCGATCCGGCGGTGATCAGCTTTCGCACGCTGCTGGAGCGCTTTTTCCAGATCCACGATCCGACGACGCGCAACCGCCAGGGCAACGATGTCGGGATGAGCTACCGCTCGGCAATCTACTACACCAGCGACGAGCAAAAGCGCGTTGCCGAAGACACCATCGCCGATGTCGATGCCTCCGGCCTATGGCCCGGCAAGGTCGTCACCGAAGTCGCGGCGGCCGGCCCCTTCTGGGAGGCCGAGCCAGAGCACCAGGACTATCTGGAGAAATATCCCAACGGCTACACCTGCCATTTCGTCAGGCCGGGCTGGAAGTTGCCGGTTCGCGAGAAGGCGGTGTCGTAA
- a CDS encoding YkoF family thiamine/hydroxymethylpyrimidine-binding protein — protein MFSGAQISLYPMADDFVGVILGALGALDPWRDRLRIETDDISTLLVGPPEVLFPALRDLFVAAARSGKHCVLSATISRGCPGEPDDPICRTDTLGGPVGPLGPRKEAAITAVRNAAATGQPAAAQFSLYVMGTGDHMDEIYGCIDFLKQSGVYDRSKNFCTKLRGDTGAIFSALNEAFCRFGPGAGHVTLDVTVSANSPSAV, from the coding sequence ATGTTTTCAGGCGCACAGATTTCCCTATATCCCATGGCCGACGATTTCGTCGGCGTCATCCTTGGCGCGCTCGGTGCGCTCGATCCCTGGCGGGACAGGCTCAGGATCGAGACCGACGACATCTCGACCTTGCTGGTCGGCCCGCCCGAAGTGTTGTTCCCGGCTTTGCGCGACCTGTTCGTGGCGGCGGCGCGCAGCGGCAAGCATTGCGTGCTGTCGGCAACCATTTCGCGCGGCTGCCCGGGCGAGCCGGACGATCCGATCTGCCGCACCGATACGCTTGGCGGGCCTGTCGGGCCGCTTGGCCCGCGCAAGGAAGCCGCCATCACCGCCGTGCGCAATGCTGCTGCCACCGGCCAGCCGGCCGCGGCGCAGTTCTCGCTTTATGTGATGGGCACCGGCGACCACATGGACGAGATCTATGGCTGCATCGATTTCCTGAAGCAGTCCGGCGTCTACGATCGCTCCAAGAATTTTTGCACCAAACTGCGCGGCGATACGGGCGCGATCTTTTCGGCGCTGAATGAGGCCTTCTGCCGCTTCGGGCCGGGGGCCGGCCACGTAACCCTCGACGTCACGGTCTCGGCCAATAGCCCGTCGGCTGTCTAG
- a CDS encoding ABC transporter permease: protein MVSSSVALRPLAGSLAKAIPAVLSVGLLLVAWELYATYSGIKPTILPAPSRVFQQAMLNREALIDNAIPTIGATLIGFACSLSAAFVLSMLVDFFRPLRRALFPVFIVSQTLPLVAIAPLVVLWFGFGLMPKILLVALVTFFPMLVALVQGYDATEAEIGQMLRAMGAGRWRVFMLARLPSALPYFFAGLRISITYAVVGAIFAEYAGAAKGLGIYMLNAKNNFRPDLVLAAVGVSAALTLTLFGLTAFLQRLAMPWERAGRQPTRKGPRR from the coding sequence GTGGTCTCATCATCAGTCGCGTTGCGCCCGCTCGCGGGTTCCCTTGCCAAGGCAATACCCGCTGTCCTCTCGGTTGGATTGCTCCTTGTGGCGTGGGAACTCTACGCGACCTATTCCGGCATCAAGCCGACGATCCTGCCGGCGCCGTCACGCGTCTTCCAACAGGCGATGCTCAATCGTGAGGCGCTGATTGACAACGCCATTCCCACCATCGGCGCCACGCTGATCGGCTTTGCCTGTTCGTTGAGCGCCGCCTTCGTTCTATCGATGCTGGTCGATTTTTTCCGGCCGTTGCGGCGCGCGCTGTTTCCGGTCTTCATCGTCAGCCAGACCTTGCCGCTGGTGGCGATCGCGCCACTGGTGGTGCTGTGGTTCGGCTTCGGGCTGATGCCGAAGATACTGCTGGTGGCGCTGGTTACCTTCTTTCCGATGCTGGTAGCTCTGGTGCAGGGTTACGATGCGACGGAGGCCGAGATCGGCCAGATGCTGCGCGCCATGGGGGCAGGGCGTTGGCGCGTCTTCATGCTGGCGCGGCTGCCTTCGGCGCTGCCCTATTTCTTCGCCGGCCTGCGGATCTCCATCACCTATGCCGTGGTCGGCGCGATCTTCGCCGAATATGCGGGCGCGGCCAAAGGGCTCGGCATCTACATGCTCAACGCCAAGAACAATTTCCGCCCCGATCTGGTGCTGGCCGCCGTCGGTGTCAGTGCCGCGCTCACGCTCACCCTGTTCGGGCTGACCGCGTTTTTGCAGCGCCTCGCCATGCCCTGGGAGCGGGCCGGCCGGCAGCCTACGCGAAAGGGGCCGCGGCGATGA
- a CDS encoding ABC transporter ATP-binding protein, producing MSRLELRHVRKAFGGLDVLADISLKVGAGEFVSILGPSGAGKSTLFQLLTGAEHGGGEMLFDGAPLDDHGRHFAFMPQRDALMPWRRILDNATLGLEVQGVRRRAARARVAPLFAEFGLAGFERHFPAQLSGGMRQRAALLRTVVQERDMLLLDEPFGALDALTRTAMQRWLEQMWREHRWTALLITHDVREAVFLSDRIYVLSARPARVLREIPVPLPRPRDPTGAATLEAEILDILLNPQPSKGHDHD from the coding sequence ATGAGCCGGCTCGAATTGCGGCATGTGCGCAAGGCGTTTGGCGGGCTCGATGTGCTCGCCGACATTTCGCTCAAAGTCGGTGCCGGCGAGTTCGTCTCGATCCTTGGGCCTTCGGGCGCCGGCAAGTCGACGCTGTTCCAGCTTCTGACGGGTGCGGAGCACGGCGGGGGCGAGATGCTCTTCGACGGTGCGCCGCTCGACGACCATGGCAGGCATTTCGCCTTCATGCCGCAGCGCGATGCGCTGATGCCGTGGCGGCGCATCCTCGACAACGCGACGCTCGGGCTCGAGGTGCAAGGCGTCAGGCGCAGGGCGGCTCGGGCACGCGTCGCGCCGCTGTTTGCCGAGTTCGGGCTTGCCGGCTTCGAGCGGCATTTCCCGGCGCAGCTTTCGGGCGGCATGCGCCAGCGCGCGGCGCTTTTGCGCACCGTTGTGCAGGAGCGCGACATGCTTTTGCTCGATGAGCCGTTCGGTGCGCTCGACGCACTGACCCGCACCGCCATGCAGCGCTGGCTCGAACAGATGTGGCGGGAGCATCGCTGGACGGCACTGCTGATCACCCATGATGTGCGCGAGGCGGTGTTCCTGTCGGACCGCATCTATGTGCTGTCGGCACGCCCGGCCCGTGTACTGCGTGAAATCCCGGTGCCGCTGCCGCGCCCGCGCGATCCGACGGGCGCCGCCACGCTCGAGGCCGAAATCCTCGACATTTTGCTCAACCCTCAACCATCCAAAGGACATGACCATGACTGA
- a CDS encoding ABC transporter substrate-binding protein has protein sequence MTDLTRRQALLLTLASGLPLVTGSSRSLAATQKVTVALDWTVNTNHIGLFVARDKGFYGEAGLDVDILPYSDTGAGTLVANRVADFGINGTISLFTQKTAGADLKGVYAVVQSETGRVVFNAARSEIKSPRDLDGLTYGGFGSAWENALISTIIRHDGGKGNFETVTLGTSAYEALANGSVDFTLEVSTWEGVEAELKGIKQRSFVYADYGVPDEHTTLISSSEAYLQANPELAAAFVQATRRGYQFSVDHPGEAAALLIAANKDVLTNPTLIEASLRALIDGHYLRGENGAIGTLDPAKMDAIGDYLFSAGILRDADGKVLTQRPDFAKYFSNSTLG, from the coding sequence ATGACTGACCTGACGCGCCGGCAGGCCTTGCTGCTTACCCTTGCCAGCGGCCTTCCGCTGGTTACCGGATCAAGCCGCTCCTTGGCGGCAACGCAAAAAGTCACCGTCGCTCTCGACTGGACTGTCAACACCAACCACATCGGGCTGTTCGTCGCCCGTGACAAAGGGTTCTATGGCGAGGCCGGCCTCGATGTGGATATCCTGCCCTACAGCGATACCGGTGCCGGCACGCTGGTCGCCAACCGCGTTGCCGATTTCGGCATCAATGGCACCATCAGCCTGTTCACCCAGAAGACCGCCGGGGCCGATTTGAAGGGCGTCTATGCGGTGGTGCAGTCCGAAACCGGCAGGGTGGTGTTCAATGCCGCGCGCAGCGAAATCAAAAGCCCCAGGGATCTTGACGGCCTGACCTATGGCGGTTTCGGCAGTGCCTGGGAAAACGCGCTGATCTCGACCATCATCCGTCACGACGGTGGCAAGGGCAATTTCGAGACCGTGACGCTCGGCACCTCCGCCTACGAGGCGCTGGCCAATGGCTCGGTCGACTTCACGCTCGAGGTCTCGACCTGGGAGGGTGTGGAGGCCGAACTCAAAGGCATCAAGCAGCGCAGCTTCGTCTATGCCGACTATGGCGTGCCCGACGAGCACACGACACTGATCTCGTCGAGCGAAGCGTATCTCCAGGCAAACCCGGAACTGGCGGCGGCCTTCGTCCAGGCAACGCGCCGCGGCTATCAGTTCAGCGTCGATCATCCCGGGGAAGCCGCGGCGCTGCTGATCGCCGCCAACAAGGATGTCCTGACCAATCCGACGTTGATCGAGGCGTCGCTGAGGGCGCTGATCGACGGGCACTATCTGCGCGGCGAAAACGGCGCCATCGGCACATTGGATCCGGCCAAGATGGACGCGATCGGCGACTACCTCTTCAGCGCCGGCATTTTGCGCGATGCTGACGGCAAAGTGCTGACGCAACGCCCGGATTTCGCGAAGTATTTCAGCAATTCAACTCTAGGCTAG
- a CDS encoding methyltransferase family protein, which yields MQARARQCPSMIAYPTQIPIGIIPILPVNRPAMLACNGPPLRTTGVFALLMPKSETLSRSDQVAISEARKREILVDLREGFFRACALVCAGLFVYRGVHQLLEDPTRLNAALAAMSEILTFTWLLLSRRPVTRDWNPLTVIVSITASFGVVLISLEPGTAFVPVDIAAPLQILALLFVIWGKASLGRSFAILPANRGVMTGGAYRIVRHPIYAGYLAGHVLFLLSAFSFHNFAVYAVITYMQLYRIMREEALLSSLPEYRDYMKRVPYRLLYRVF from the coding sequence TTGCAGGCCCGCGCCCGACAATGTCCGAGCATGATCGCATACCCGACGCAGATTCCGATTGGCATCATTCCGATCTTGCCGGTTAACCGCCCGGCAATGCTTGCATGCAATGGTCCTCCCCTGAGGACCACCGGGGTGTTTGCCTTGCTCATGCCAAAAAGTGAAACGCTGTCGCGCTCCGATCAGGTCGCGATATCCGAAGCGCGCAAGCGCGAGATCCTGGTCGATCTTCGCGAAGGTTTCTTTCGCGCCTGTGCCCTGGTGTGCGCGGGGCTGTTTGTCTATCGCGGCGTACACCAGCTGTTAGAGGATCCCACGCGGCTCAATGCAGCGCTGGCGGCGATGTCCGAGATTCTTACCTTCACCTGGCTGCTGTTGTCGCGGCGCCCGGTCACGCGTGACTGGAATCCGCTCACGGTCATCGTCTCCATCACCGCCAGTTTCGGGGTTGTGCTGATCAGCCTGGAACCCGGCACAGCGTTTGTTCCCGTCGATATTGCCGCGCCGCTGCAGATCCTGGCGCTGTTGTTCGTCATCTGGGGCAAGGCTTCTCTGGGCCGCTCCTTTGCTATCCTGCCTGCCAATCGTGGTGTGATGACCGGCGGCGCATACCGGATTGTGCGGCACCCGATCTATGCCGGCTATCTTGCCGGACACGTTCTCTTCCTGCTGTCGGCCTTTTCCTTCCACAATTTCGCGGTCTATGCCGTCATCACCTACATGCAGCTGTATCGTATCATGCGCGAGGAGGCGTTGCTGTCCTCGCTGCCCGAATATCGCGACTATATGAAGCGCGTGCCCTACAGGCTGTTGTACCGGGTTTTCTAA
- a CDS encoding DUF3309 family protein, which translates to MSIGTILIIILVIALLGGFSGLGGGPFYGTGYYGGGGLGLVLLIIIVLVVLGRI; encoded by the coding sequence ATGAGCATCGGCACCATCCTCATCATCATTCTTGTCATCGCGCTGCTGGGCGGCTTCAGCGGTCTCGGCGGCGGGCCGTTCTATGGCACCGGCTATTATGGCGGCGGCGGCCTCGGGCTTGTGCTGCTGATCATTATCGTCCTTGTCGTGCTAGGGCGCATCTAA
- a CDS encoding pyridoxamine 5'-phosphate oxidase family protein, with product MNVTEMTRQDCIALLKTQRLGRLACVRDLRPYVVPIHFAFGDDAIFSFSLPGRKVEWMQANPHVCLQVDDVGGAHGWKSVVVEGLFEELPKGNDLDDSAAGVERMIAPVDIDRKFAWSLLAAHANWWEPGALKPDHAATVSGSHLFYRIRIEAISGRQASW from the coding sequence ATGAACGTCACGGAGATGACGCGGCAGGACTGCATTGCCCTGTTGAAGACGCAACGCCTTGGCCGGCTGGCCTGTGTGCGCGACCTCAGGCCCTATGTGGTGCCGATTCATTTTGCCTTCGGAGATGACGCCATTTTCAGTTTCTCGCTTCCCGGCAGGAAGGTCGAGTGGATGCAGGCCAACCCCCATGTCTGTCTTCAGGTCGATGATGTGGGCGGTGCTCATGGCTGGAAGAGTGTCGTCGTGGAGGGTCTCTTCGAGGAGCTGCCCAAAGGGAATGATCTGGATGACAGTGCCGCCGGTGTCGAAAGGATGATTGCCCCGGTAGACATCGACCGCAAATTTGCCTGGTCGCTTCTTGCAGCGCACGCGAACTGGTGGGAACCAGGCGCGCTGAAGCCGGACCATGCCGCGACGGTCTCAGGCAGCCATCTATTTTATCGGATCAGGATCGAGGCGATATCCGGAAGGCAGGCCTCCTGGTAG
- a CDS encoding sensor histidine kinase: MFQPIANIEDAQTLAQAIVNTITEPFLVLDEKFRVLAASRSFYKTFEVDPEQTQGTLLYALGDGQWDIPALRVLLETIIPEKTAMDGFEVEHDFPRIGRRTMLLNARKVLYDHSSAITILLAFNDITARRVIEREKEELLRRTEDLLQQKDVLLREMEHRVANSLQIIASILLLKARSVTSEETRQHLKDAHQRVLSVAEVQRHLHTSVGIDEIDVGSYLPKLCSSLASSMIGEAQPITVNVTAEGGRMDSQRAVSLGLIVTELVLNAIKYAFPREKAGACIQVTFETAGSDWKLTVSDNGVGKIANDLPSTGLGTAIVEALVRQLEAKVETISDTDGTSVSVTRATFTSRVPRAA; this comes from the coding sequence ATGTTTCAACCCATCGCGAATATCGAGGATGCGCAGACGCTGGCGCAGGCAATCGTCAATACGATCACCGAGCCGTTTCTCGTGCTTGATGAGAAGTTCCGTGTGCTGGCCGCCAGCCGTTCCTTCTACAAGACATTTGAAGTCGATCCGGAGCAGACCCAGGGCACACTGCTCTACGCCCTCGGCGACGGTCAGTGGGACATTCCCGCCCTTCGTGTGTTGCTGGAGACGATCATTCCCGAGAAGACCGCCATGGACGGTTTCGAGGTCGAGCATGATTTCCCGCGGATCGGCCGCCGCACCATGCTGCTCAACGCCCGCAAGGTGCTTTACGATCACAGCTCGGCGATCACCATCCTTCTCGCCTTTAACGACATAACGGCGCGCCGCGTCATCGAGCGCGAAAAGGAAGAATTGCTGCGCCGCACCGAGGATCTGCTTCAGCAGAAGGACGTGCTGTTGCGCGAAATGGAGCACCGGGTCGCCAACAGCCTGCAGATCATCGCCAGCATCCTGTTGCTGAAGGCACGCTCCGTCACCTCGGAAGAGACGCGCCAGCATCTGAAGGACGCCCACCAGCGTGTTCTGTCCGTGGCCGAGGTGCAACGCCACCTCCATACCTCTGTCGGCATCGACGAGATCGATGTCGGCTCCTACCTGCCGAAATTGTGCAGCAGCCTCGCATCATCCATGATCGGCGAAGCCCAGCCGATCACGGTCAATGTCACGGCCGAAGGCGGGAGAATGGATTCGCAAAGGGCGGTTAGCCTGGGGCTGATCGTCACCGAACTCGTCCTCAACGCCATCAAATATGCCTTCCCAAGGGAGAAGGCCGGCGCCTGTATCCAGGTGACCTTCGAAACCGCGGGCAGCGACTGGAAACTGACGGTATCGGACAATGGCGTTGGCAAGATCGCAAACGACTTGCCGAGCACCGGGCTTGGAACGGCCATCGTGGAGGCACTGGTCAGACAGCTGGAGGCCAAGGTGGAAACGATCAGCGACACCGACGGCACCAGCGTGTCGGTGACCCGCGCGACGTTCACCTCACGGGTGCCGCGCGCTGCGTAA
- a CDS encoding GntR family transcriptional regulator produces the protein MKRRTVQLSPGTGKPEQIATVLEHEIRSGVLGFGDRLQSENELVQRFSVSRNTVRKGLEELSSRGLITTKVGIGSFVTFDGKPVDDSIGWSRALANAGANAETRTLRLEVIEDPDLAALLGIESPFFIAVDRVRTNASDGHAISIERSRLPLSPELEDVPLRGLREGSLHQTLRGAGLIPDHGEEWVGIEMLNAEDAAILGCPQGTPFLRGRRLTRAADDRPIEYVTSLLNPAHFALHMRF, from the coding sequence ATGAAGCGGCGCACGGTTCAATTGTCTCCCGGCACGGGCAAGCCCGAGCAGATCGCTACCGTTCTGGAACATGAAATCCGCTCCGGCGTGCTCGGTTTCGGCGACCGCCTGCAAAGCGAGAACGAGCTCGTCCAGCGCTTTTCCGTCAGCCGCAACACCGTCCGCAAGGGCCTCGAGGAACTGTCCAGCCGCGGGCTGATCACCACCAAGGTCGGCATCGGCTCCTTCGTCACCTTCGACGGCAAGCCGGTCGACGATTCGATCGGCTGGTCGCGGGCGCTGGCCAATGCCGGGGCCAATGCCGAGACGCGGACGCTGCGGCTGGAGGTCATCGAAGACCCCGATCTGGCTGCCTTGCTAGGGATCGAAAGCCCGTTCTTCATCGCTGTCGACCGCGTACGCACCAATGCCAGTGACGGCCATGCGATCTCCATCGAGCGCAGCCGCCTGCCGCTATCGCCGGAGCTGGAGGATGTGCCGCTGCGCGGCCTGCGCGAAGGTTCGCTGCACCAGACGCTGCGCGGCGCCGGCCTCATCCCCGACCATGGCGAGGAATGGGTCGGCATCGAGATGCTCAATGCCGAGGATGCGGCCATACTCGGCTGCCCGCAAGGCACGCCCTTCCTGCGCGGACGGCGGCTGACGCGCGCCGCCGACGACCGGCCGATCGAATATGTCACCAGCCTGCTCAATCCCGCGCATTTCGCGCTGCATATGAGGTTTTGA